A stretch of the Aminipila terrae genome encodes the following:
- a CDS encoding manganese efflux pump MntP — MTLTEIILIGAGLAMDAVAVSMTNGMVYRNLKPKDYIAMPLLFGGFQALMPLIGNFAGSLFTGFISKYAGIVILLILGFIGGKMIKEGFEHRNQPKQACGIKKLSFGVLAFQAIATSIDAFAVGVGFSAIQVNIIQAVTIIAIVTVILTIMAIYIGRKFGDILGCQAEILGG; from the coding sequence ATGACATTAACAGAAATAATACTTATAGGTGCAGGGCTGGCTATGGATGCTGTGGCAGTATCCATGACTAACGGAATGGTATACAGGAACTTAAAGCCTAAAGATTATATAGCAATGCCCTTGTTGTTTGGAGGGTTTCAGGCCCTTATGCCCCTGATCGGAAATTTTGCAGGAAGTTTATTTACCGGTTTTATTTCAAAGTATGCAGGTATTGTAATACTTTTAATACTTGGATTTATTGGGGGTAAAATGATAAAAGAAGGCTTTGAACACAGAAATCAGCCCAAACAGGCCTGTGGCATTAAAAAGCTCAGTTTCGGTGTACTTGCTTTTCAGGCTATCGCTACTAGTATAGATGCTTTTGCAGTTGGAGTGGGGTTCAGTGCTATACAGGTGAACATTATTCAGGCTGTCACAATCATAGCAATAGTCACGGTAATTCTAACAATAATGGCTATTTATATAGGACGAAAGTTTGGAGACATACTAGGCTGTCAGGCAGAAATATTAGGTGGGTAA
- a CDS encoding C39 family peptidase — translation MKPINYLQTDPKWANIDYSAKGEKTTIGKSGCGPSCMAMVIATLKNKNVTPKDTCAWSLSHGFKATNQGLIIVILLHRVRLMIYQ, via the coding sequence TTGAAACCAATAAATTATTTACAAACAGACCCAAAATGGGCAAATATAGATTACTCCGCCAAAGGCGAGAAAACAACAATCGGAAAGTCTGGTTGTGGACCATCCTGCATGGCCATGGTTATTGCTACACTCAAAAATAAGAACGTAACTCCAAAGGATACATGTGCATGGTCTTTATCCCATGGATTTAAGGCAACTAATCAGGGACTTATTATAGTTATTTTGCTCCACAGGGTAAGGCTTATGATATATCAGTAG
- a CDS encoding DUF2892 domain-containing protein yields the protein MIKKILPTTTQRVACHTHKFINEQIRNSTLCSLKSYADCSDKALSDRITKLNAEWDIERFLEANAATIVILSSILGIKRSHCLWFLLPGTVGFFLLQHALQGWCPPLPVMRKLGIRTGLEIENEKTVLKFLRGDFLHKTDNIAKLLEMVEKQ from the coding sequence ATGATAAAGAAGATATTACCTACGACAACTCAAAGAGTTGCATGTCATACACATAAGTTTATAAATGAACAAATCAGGAACAGCACCCTGTGTTCTCTGAAAAGTTATGCAGATTGCAGCGATAAAGCCCTGTCTGACAGGATAACCAAATTAAATGCAGAATGGGATATTGAAAGATTTCTGGAAGCAAACGCTGCCACTATTGTCATCTTAAGTTCCATTTTAGGTATAAAACGGAGCCATTGTTTGTGGTTTCTTCTGCCAGGTACCGTGGGTTTTTTCCTCCTTCAGCATGCTCTTCAGGGCTGGTGCCCTCCTTTACCTGTTATGCGGAAACTGGGAATCCGCACGGGGCTTGAAATTGAAAACGAAAAAACGGTATTAAAGTTTTTAAGAGGAGATTTTTTGCATAAGACCGATAATATAGCCAAACTGCTGGAAATGGTAGAAAAGCAGTGA
- a CDS encoding D-2-hydroxyacid dehydrogenase, translating into MKIVILDGATIDPGLSWDGLCELGELTVYPRTPEKLVIERIGDAEAIFISKISLHKEVLNKCPNLKFIGVMATGYNNVDLSVCRELGIAVCNIPAYSSDAVAQHTFALILEICSQVALHNQSVKDGEWSASEDFAYWKSPIILLKGKSLGIIGYGNIGKKVAEIAAAFGMTVNVYSKNKELTIKSDILSLHCPATESNTGFINREFISKMKDGAILINTARGVLLNEVDVSEALISGKLTAAGMDVLSKEPADPKNPLIALPNCFITPHLSWSPEEMRQIIIDGCISNLESFLSGGTRNRVDL; encoded by the coding sequence ATGAAAATAGTTATACTTGATGGGGCTACCATTGACCCCGGCCTTTCCTGGGATGGACTTTGTGAATTGGGAGAATTAACCGTATATCCAAGGACCCCCGAAAAATTGGTAATCGAAAGAATTGGTGATGCGGAAGCAATCTTTATCAGTAAAATATCACTTCATAAGGAAGTTCTGAATAAATGCCCCAATTTAAAATTCATAGGAGTCATGGCAACCGGCTATAATAATGTGGACTTATCCGTGTGCCGTGAACTCGGAATTGCCGTTTGTAATATTCCGGCTTATTCCTCGGATGCTGTTGCTCAGCATACCTTTGCACTTATTCTGGAAATCTGCAGCCAGGTGGCCTTGCACAACCAGTCGGTCAAAGATGGTGAATGGTCAGCCTCAGAGGACTTTGCCTATTGGAAATCACCTATTATCCTTTTAAAAGGAAAAAGTCTTGGAATCATTGGATATGGCAATATTGGTAAGAAAGTAGCAGAAATAGCTGCTGCCTTTGGAATGACAGTTAACGTGTACAGTAAAAATAAAGAATTAACTATAAAATCCGATATACTGTCCCTTCACTGTCCTGCAACAGAAAGTAATACAGGTTTTATTAACAGGGAATTTATAAGCAAGATGAAAGATGGCGCTATTTTAATTAATACTGCCAGAGGAGTGCTTTTAAACGAAGTCGATGTTTCAGAAGCTCTTATATCCGGAAAATTAACTGCTGCCGGTATGGATGTACTCTCCAAAGAGCCTGCAGACCCAAAGAATCCGCTTATTGCCCTGCCAAACTGTTTTATTACCCCTCATTTAAGCTGGTCACCTGAAGAAATGCGCCAGATCATTATTGATGGCTGCATCTCAAATCTAGAGTCATTTTTGTCAGGTGGGACACGCAACCGGGTAGACTTGTAA
- a CDS encoding kelch repeat-containing protein encodes MPVAKAAPATAINGKIYVFEGDVGKALKDIDIYDIKTNTWSKGTPSTMGDHVTWQLLEAIFMQFRGQRHMVFHLELKYIIPKQILGQLESQCLQ; translated from the coding sequence ATGCCGGTGGCAAAAGCTGCACCAGCTACAGCTATAAATGGAAAAATATATGTGTTTGAGGGGGACGTTGGCAAAGCATTAAAAGATATAGACATTTATGATATAAAAACGAACACATGGAGTAAAGGAACCCCGAGTACTATGGGGGATCATGTAACCTGGCAGTTGTTGGAAGCAATATTTATGCAGTTTCGGGGGCAACGTCATATGGTCTTTCACCTAGAGTTGAAATATATAATACCAAAACAGATACTTGGACAATTGGAAAGCCAATGCCTACAGTAA
- a CDS encoding polysaccharide deacetylase family protein, producing MYFGSVRFYKHIILIVLTLVVIFSITSCVFMGISNHHMKKVLKDNGLAVSAGTPAISSDSQAFTDQQRAHYSSSFDYQKLYPNLTIDNDFVYKEDLPKSVYLTFDDGPSSLTPQILDILKEQGVQATFFINYSDSMESQALYKRMMDEGHTIGVHSTCHQYTTIYQSADAFLDDFAQTALMLEQVTGKKPELLRFPGGSINSYDRAVYQQIIAEMLRRGYTYYDWNVSADDATSTVTRDEIYNNVINGVKNTTSPSF from the coding sequence ATGTATTTTGGAAGTGTTCGTTTTTATAAACATATTATACTAATCGTTCTGACTCTGGTTGTTATTTTTTCAATTACTTCATGTGTATTTATGGGTATTTCCAATCATCATATGAAAAAAGTCCTTAAAGACAACGGTCTGGCAGTCAGCGCAGGGACTCCTGCCATCAGTTCCGATTCTCAGGCATTCACTGACCAGCAGCGGGCACATTATTCCTCTTCTTTTGATTACCAGAAACTATATCCTAATTTGACAATAGATAACGATTTCGTTTATAAGGAGGATTTGCCAAAGTCCGTTTATTTAACTTTTGATGACGGGCCTTCCAGTTTAACTCCTCAAATCCTGGATATACTTAAAGAACAGGGTGTTCAGGCAACTTTCTTTATTAATTACAGTGACAGTATGGAGTCCCAGGCATTATACAAAAGAATGATGGATGAAGGGCATACCATAGGAGTTCACAGTACCTGCCATCAATATACAACTATTTATCAATCAGCAGATGCCTTTTTAGATGATTTTGCACAGACTGCGTTGATGCTTGAACAGGTAACTGGCAAAAAGCCAGAACTTTTAAGATTCCCTGGGGGCAGCATTAATTCATATGACCGGGCAGTATATCAGCAAATTATTGCTGAAATGCTTCGAAGAGGCTATACATATTATGACTGGAACGTTTCCGCAGATGATGCCACCAGTACGGTCACCAGAGATGAGATTTACAACAATGTGATAAATGGCGTGAAAAATACAACAAGTCCATCGTTTTGA
- a CDS encoding Kelch repeat-containing protein produces MKQFIAIIMTLCLVLGVSSVSAWADDKATWQKEPSLPASGSGQGACTIGNKIYVVGGGSNTVKIYDLNTKKWTTGAPIPTARHYMGVAVDGQYIYAIGGFSVENWTYSNIVEIYDTVKNEWTTGPLCRWQKLHQLQL; encoded by the coding sequence ATGAAACAATTTATAGCAATTATTATGACATTGTGCTTGGTATTAGGGGTATCAAGCGTGAGTGCATGGGCGGATGATAAAGCCACTTGGCAAAAAGAACCGTCACTGCCAGCAAGTGGTTCAGGGCAAGGAGCTTGTACAATAGGAAATAAAATTTATGTTGTAGGAGGGGGTTCTAATACTGTAAAAATTTATGACTTAAATACAAAAAAATGGACAACAGGAGCACCTATTCCGACGGCTAGGCATTATATGGGTGTAGCCGTAGATGGACAATACATTTATGCTATAGGTGGATTCAGTGTAGAAAATTGGACATATTCTAATATAGTAGAAATCTACGATACTGTAAAAAATGAATGGACAACGGGGCCTCTATGCCGGTGGCAAAAGCTGCACCAGCTACAGCTATAA
- a CDS encoding DUF6506 family protein: protein MLKYAFISEIKGVNPENYYAIYENKKCFHLITGSPDMNTTEELVKRLISEGYTMMEFCGAFNQEKLDKLSMAAGGKATMSYVRYFPEELDKMNKISSLKEYGLIIEGADNLTEVCIKSDSCNIYAYFIKDMEMAIEAAHKLVEKGVCFMELCGWFKEDRTREIIKAIDGSVPVGSVGIQKD, encoded by the coding sequence ATGCTAAAGTATGCATTTATATCAGAAATTAAAGGAGTAAATCCTGAAAACTATTATGCCATTTATGAAAATAAAAAATGTTTTCATCTGATAACAGGGTCACCTGATATGAACACCACTGAAGAACTTGTGAAAAGATTAATCTCAGAAGGATATACCATGATGGAATTTTGCGGGGCATTTAATCAGGAAAAGCTGGATAAACTCAGTATGGCTGCGGGTGGGAAGGCAACCATGTCCTATGTCAGATATTTTCCTGAGGAGCTGGATAAAATGAATAAAATATCCTCTTTGAAAGAATATGGATTAATTATAGAAGGTGCTGATAATTTAACGGAAGTCTGCATAAAATCAGATAGCTGCAATATCTATGCATACTTTATTAAAGATATGGAGATGGCTATAGAAGCCGCTCATAAACTAGTTGAAAAAGGTGTCTGCTTTATGGAATTGTGCGGATGGTTTAAAGAAGACAGGACTCGTGAAATAATTAAAGCAATAGATGGTTCAGTTCCAGTGGGCTCGGTAGGAATCCAGAAGGATTGA
- the rph gene encoding ribonuclease PH — MRIDSRKNNEIRELKITNNYLMSAEGSVLIEMGNTKVICTASVEESTAKHLKGTGQGWITAEYGMLPRSTATRKTRDASRGKIDGRSMEIQRLIGRSLRSVVDMKKLGERTIWIDCDVIQADGGTRTASITGAFVAMIEAMKWMKEQGMINEIPVTGFVSAISVGIVEEESMLDLCYQEDSRAQVDMNVVMTDKGEYIEVQGTGEESPFTAADLTELLALAAEGCRQLNQAQKAITGDI, encoded by the coding sequence ATGAGAATAGACAGTAGAAAAAATAATGAAATTAGAGAACTAAAAATAACCAATAATTATTTGATGAGTGCAGAAGGTTCTGTGCTTATTGAGATGGGAAATACAAAAGTAATATGTACCGCTTCTGTTGAAGAATCCACGGCCAAACATCTGAAAGGGACCGGACAGGGGTGGATTACTGCAGAATACGGAATGCTTCCCCGTTCTACGGCAACCAGAAAAACCAGGGATGCCAGCCGTGGGAAGATTGATGGAAGAAGTATGGAAATCCAGCGACTAATTGGAAGGTCCCTTCGTTCGGTAGTAGATATGAAGAAGCTGGGAGAAAGAACCATCTGGATTGATTGTGATGTAATTCAGGCAGACGGCGGCACCAGAACGGCCAGTATAACGGGAGCCTTTGTGGCAATGATAGAAGCCATGAAATGGATGAAAGAGCAGGGGATGATTAACGAGATTCCTGTAACAGGATTTGTTTCAGCCATCAGCGTTGGTATTGTTGAAGAGGAAAGCATGCTGGATTTATGCTACCAGGAAGATTCAAGGGCTCAAGTGGACATGAATGTTGTTATGACTGATAAAGGAGAGTACATTGAAGTCCAGGGGACCGGGGAAGAATCCCCATTTACAGCAGCAGACTTAACGGAACTTTTAGCATTGGCAGCAGAAGGATGCCGCCAGCTTAATCAGGCACAGAAAGCCATAACGGGTGATATTTAA
- a CDS encoding Ig-like domain-containing protein, giving the protein MKYVKRLVSFIVVLIVLMGAFSTVSFAAGEQYTENLIPAMTSNTNPSGKASASSIWSNSNEYLPWKAFDHSSTYSWASATKTGWLEYDFPDAKCISKYTLTSRNPVFSVNELPRDWTFEGWDEKLSSWIVLDTQKNIIDWKSGIKKEFTFENQNYYSKYRINVTANGGWVDVVIGEMEMMELAAPKKQVPTNLIAKADDSEITLSWDSVKDSTSYNIKRSDTLSGPYQTIATTSAITYKDNNVTNGATYYYVVSALDATGESANSNEISATPNKNASEDSTVKLSVLLNEGENIQLSTSYNLDNNKNFTWSSTNEAVAKVDENGKVNAIAEGTADIYAQNADGTFKEYIPVKVVKGVADELRLAAHLEIGEKAKLYLTDDASKVTWTSMDSSIATVAADGQVTGVKKGLAIVKAEMNGQSYQIYVRVNG; this is encoded by the coding sequence ATGAAGTATGTAAAAAGATTAGTTAGTTTTATTGTAGTTTTAATAGTATTGATGGGAGCATTTAGTACTGTAAGTTTTGCGGCTGGTGAGCAATATACCGAGAACTTAATTCCTGCGATGACTAGCAACACAAATCCGAGTGGTAAGGCAAGTGCTAGCTCTATTTGGTCTAATTCCAACGAATATCTTCCGTGGAAGGCATTTGATCATAGTAGTACCTATTCATGGGCAAGTGCAACAAAAACTGGTTGGTTAGAATATGATTTCCCTGATGCTAAATGTATATCTAAGTATACTCTTACTTCAAGAAATCCTGTGTTCTCAGTTAATGAGTTACCTAGAGACTGGACTTTTGAGGGTTGGGATGAAAAATTAAGTTCTTGGATAGTATTAGATACTCAGAAAAATATAATAGATTGGAAATCTGGAATTAAAAAAGAATTTACATTTGAAAATCAAAACTATTATAGTAAATATAGAATAAATGTTACTGCAAATGGTGGATGGGTTGATGTTGTTATTGGCGAAATGGAAATGATGGAATTAGCTGCACCAAAAAAACAAGTGCCAACTAACCTAATAGCTAAAGCAGATGATTCAGAAATAACTTTGTCTTGGGATTCAGTTAAAGATTCAACAAGCTATAATATAAAGCGTTCGGATACTCTAAGTGGTCCTTATCAAACAATTGCGACAACTTCTGCAATCACATATAAGGATAATAATGTAACTAATGGAGCCACTTATTATTATGTTGTATCAGCTTTGGATGCAACTGGTGAAAGTGCAAATTCCAATGAGATATCTGCAACTCCTAATAAAAATGCTTCAGAAGATTCAACAGTAAAATTATCTGTGTTACTTAACGAAGGTGAAAACATTCAGCTCAGCACTTCCTACAATTTAGACAACAACAAAAACTTCACATGGAGTTCTACAAACGAAGCTGTTGCGAAAGTAGATGAAAACGGCAAAGTTAACGCTATAGCTGAAGGTACAGCAGATATATACGCACAGAATGCAGATGGTACTTTTAAAGAGTATATTCCAGTAAAAGTTGTAAAAGGTGTGGCGGATGAATTAAGACTGGCGGCCCATTTAGAGATTGGGGAAAAAGCAAAGCTATACTTAACAGATGATGCCAGTAAAGTAACATGGACTTCCATGGATAGTAGTATAGCTACAGTAGCGGCGGATGGTCAAGTAACAGGAGTAAAAAAAGGTCTCGCTATTGTTAAAGCTGAAATGAATGGACAATCATATCAAATTTATGTAAGAGTAAATGGATAG
- a CDS encoding Ig-like domain-containing protein encodes MYAVSGATSYGLSPRVEIYNTKTDTWTIGKPMPTVREGFACAAVGEKVYVIGGLVPHKVNEPYVVEIYDTKKDTWTTGPNTINNAWGASAVTVNGTIYLIGGGESSSIMTSLQVGTQSPEFKLSVLLNEGETVQISTSYNLDNNKNFTWSSTNEAVAKVDANGKVTAIAEGTADIYAQNADGTFKEYIPVKVVKGVADELRLAAHLKIGEKANLYLTDDASKVTWSSMDSSIATVAADGQITGVKKGLAIVKAELDGQAYQIYVRVNG; translated from the coding sequence ATTTATGCAGTTTCGGGGGCAACGTCATATGGTCTTTCACCTAGAGTTGAAATATATAATACCAAAACAGATACTTGGACAATTGGAAAGCCAATGCCTACAGTAAGAGAAGGGTTTGCTTGTGCAGCTGTAGGGGAAAAAGTTTATGTGATAGGAGGGCTTGTACCACATAAAGTAAATGAACCTTATGTGGTTGAAATTTATGATACAAAGAAAGATACTTGGACAACTGGACCGAACACGATTAATAATGCATGGGGAGCCAGTGCTGTGACTGTGAATGGGACAATCTATTTAATAGGAGGCGGAGAGTCAAGTAGTATTATGACATCTCTTCAAGTGGGTACGCAAAGTCCAGAATTTAAATTATCAGTATTACTTAACGAAGGTGAAACTGTTCAAATCAGCACTTCCTACAATTTAGACAACAATAAAAATTTCACATGGAGCTCCACTAACGAAGCTGTTGCAAAGGTAGATGCAAATGGTAAAGTAACTGCCATAGCAGAAGGAACAGCGGACATCTATGCCCAGAATGCCGATGGCACTTTTAAAGAATATATTCCTGTAAAAGTTGTAAAAGGTGTAGCGGATGAATTACGTTTAGCAGCTCATTTAAAGATAGGAGAAAAAGCTAACTTATACTTAACAGATGATGCCAGCAAGGTAACATGGAGTTCTATGGATAGCAGTATAGCTACAGTAGCCGCTGACGGTCAAATCACAGGAGTAAAAAAAGGTCTGGCCATTGTAAAAGCTGAATTGGATGGACAGGCATATCAGATATATGTACGTGTAAATGGTTAA
- a CDS encoding flagellar brake protein gives MISSLNILDSVEICITDKELNKHYYKTKIQDIGLDNTFFTMIPSSGTGRPVIFFKDQPYELYFKNKEGIVLWVIRYLGMEKVDNLPACKFQAVSGPQVTQRREFFRQSVSLDFVFYPIQEDWDIDFSSKKQGRMLDLSGGGCSFMCNDQLLLRSNLLMQFTFRHTEFEFTCEVLDRIDFSDTRADWDYKYRVKWIDVNQKTVENLIKLVFAQQRELIMFNDSTV, from the coding sequence ATGATTTCAAGTTTAAATATATTAGACAGCGTGGAAATATGCATCACAGATAAAGAACTGAATAAGCATTATTACAAGACAAAAATACAGGATATCGGTTTAGATAATACCTTTTTTACCATGATTCCATCTTCTGGAACAGGCAGACCTGTTATATTTTTCAAGGACCAGCCTTATGAGCTTTACTTTAAAAATAAAGAAGGCATTGTCCTCTGGGTCATCCGTTACTTAGGTATGGAGAAAGTTGACAATCTGCCAGCCTGCAAGTTTCAGGCTGTCTCTGGCCCTCAGGTTACTCAGAGAAGAGAATTTTTCAGACAATCTGTAAGCCTTGATTTTGTATTTTATCCTATACAAGAAGACTGGGATATTGATTTTAGTTCAAAGAAACAAGGCAGAATGCTGGATCTTAGCGGGGGAGGATGTTCTTTTATGTGTAACGACCAGCTTCTGCTTCGTTCTAACCTGCTCATGCAGTTTACTTTTCGTCATACGGAGTTTGAATTTACCTGTGAAGTGCTGGACAGAATAGATTTTTCTGACACCCGGGCAGACTGGGATTACAAATATCGTGTAAAATGGATTGATGTAAATCAGAAAACAGTAGAAAATTTAATCAAGCTGGTATTTGCCCAGCAGCGTGAATTAATTATGTTTAATGATTCTACAGTTTAA
- a CDS encoding methylglyoxal synthase has protein sequence MAYEGTIQIMEEHKRIALVAHDNKKAALVKWCDENKNILKRHFLLGTGTTSKLIAETTGLPVKGFKSGPLGGDQQIGARIAQGEIDMLIFFWDPLEAQPHDPDVKALLRIAAVYDIPVANNRATADFLISSQYMNDEYEHEVLDYNKILEDRIKNFPK, from the coding sequence ATGGCTTATGAAGGAACCATTCAGATTATGGAGGAGCATAAAAGAATTGCTCTTGTAGCCCATGACAATAAAAAAGCCGCATTGGTAAAATGGTGCGACGAAAATAAAAACATATTAAAAAGACATTTCTTGTTAGGTACGGGAACAACTTCGAAACTCATTGCAGAAACCACAGGGTTGCCAGTGAAAGGGTTTAAGAGTGGTCCCCTTGGAGGAGATCAGCAAATAGGAGCAAGAATTGCTCAAGGTGAGATTGATATGCTCATTTTTTTCTGGGATCCTCTTGAAGCTCAGCCTCATGATCCGGATGTAAAAGCATTACTTCGTATTGCAGCTGTTTATGATATACCAGTTGCGAACAATCGTGCTACAGCAGATTTTCTCATATCATCCCAATACATGAATGATGAGTATGAACACGAAGTGTTAGACTATAATAAGATTCTTGAAGATAGAATAAAAAATTTTCCTAAATAA
- the thrC gene encoding threonine synthase, translated as MALSILPYLLTTAMKKEKEEKKICILTATSGDTGKAALEGFADVAGTEIIVFYPNQGVSQVQERQMVSQEGENTHVFAINGNFDDAQTGVKKIFNDTGFAEELAKMNCKLSSANSINIGRLVPQVAYYVYAYAKMMEKGALKAGEKMNVVVPTGNFGNILAAYYAKQMGIPVGKLICASNENKVLTDFINTGVYDIRRDFYLTNSPSMDILISSNLERLLYHLSGGNAAEVKTLMDSLEKEKVYEVSSKIKEGLKEFYAGFATIDETNETIGSMYEDNGYLMDTHTAVAYKVYKDYAKETGDNTPTVIASTASAYKFADSVARSIGLSEEKDGFAYVKALNNKTGVRIPAGLKNLENKEIRHTGVLNIEDMTKSVRDSLE; from the coding sequence ATGGCCCTTTCTATTCTTCCTTACCTTTTGACAACTGCCATGAAAAAGGAAAAGGAAGAAAAGAAGATTTGTATATTGACAGCCACTTCCGGGGATACAGGTAAGGCTGCACTGGAAGGATTTGCAGACGTAGCAGGAACAGAGATTATCGTTTTCTATCCAAATCAGGGAGTCAGTCAGGTACAGGAAAGACAGATGGTTTCCCAGGAAGGTGAAAATACCCATGTTTTCGCTATAAATGGAAACTTTGACGATGCCCAGACTGGTGTTAAGAAAATCTTTAACGATACAGGGTTTGCAGAAGAACTGGCAAAGATGAACTGCAAATTATCTTCTGCCAATTCCATTAATATTGGAAGGCTTGTTCCACAGGTTGCTTATTATGTTTATGCATATGCAAAGATGATGGAAAAAGGAGCCCTTAAGGCGGGAGAAAAAATGAACGTGGTTGTTCCAACAGGAAACTTTGGAAATATTCTTGCCGCTTATTATGCCAAACAGATGGGAATACCTGTTGGTAAATTAATCTGCGCCTCAAATGAAAACAAAGTTTTAACTGATTTTATCAATACAGGAGTATATGATATTAGAAGAGATTTTTATCTGACTAATTCTCCATCCATGGATATATTAATTTCAAGCAATCTGGAAAGACTGCTGTATCATTTGTCTGGCGGCAATGCAGCTGAAGTAAAGACGCTGATGGACAGTCTTGAAAAAGAGAAAGTATATGAAGTCAGCAGCAAGATAAAAGAAGGATTGAAGGAGTTTTATGCAGGCTTTGCCACTATTGATGAAACTAATGAAACAATTGGTTCCATGTATGAAGATAATGGCTACCTGATGGATACTCATACTGCTGTTGCCTACAAGGTCTATAAAGATTATGCAAAAGAAACAGGAGACAATACACCTACAGTTATAGCATCTACGGCAAGTGCATATAAATTTGCAGACAGCGTGGCCAGGTCCATTGGACTAAGTGAAGAAAAGGATGGTTTCGCATACGTTAAAGCCCTGAATAACAAAACAGGTGTACGAATCCCAGCAGGATTAAAAAATCTGGAAAATAAAGAGATCAGACATACTGGAGTACTGAATATTGAAGATATGACAAAGTCTGTTCGAGATTCACTGGAGTAA